ACCGCGGCCTTCAGCGCCGCGATGTCGACTGCGCCGAGCCGGCGGATGCTTTTGGTCTTGCGAGGGTTCGGATACATGGCGCGCGCCTCAATCTTGCCGGTCAATATTCATAACCGAAGAGGTCGAGGTCGCGGGCATAGATTTTCGCGACGCCGTCTATCAGTTCCTGATTATAATAGTCGCGATAGGCGCCGCGCTGCGAACGGTTGGCATGATCGAGCGGCGTCGACGCGATGCCGATGCGCGCGCAGATCGCATCATAGGATTGCTGCATCTCCTCCACCTTGCCCAGCATATCGGCGAGCAGCGTTCCGTCGCGGTCGGTCAGGAACAGATGTTGCGGGCGAAAGATGATGTGCTGATGCGGCGGCGCGACAAACAGGAAATGGCGCATCACGCGTTGCGGGTCGCGCGCGAACGTCCCCTCGCGACTGGTCGCAAAGGCGCAATAGGAGACGA
The Sphingopyxis macrogoltabida genome window above contains:
- a CDS encoding sulfotransferase family 2 domain-containing protein; protein product: MIVSYKHRFIFAAIPKTGTHSVRHGLREHMGPDDIEQARLFVEKKFPIPELARLGHGHISLAEVRPFLGEETFSDYLKFAFVRNPFDRFVSYCAFATSREGTFARDPQRVMRHFLFVAPPHQHIIFRPQHLFLTDRDGTLLADMLGKVEEMQQSYDAICARIGIASTPLDHANRSQRGAYRDYYNQELIDGVAKIYARDLDLFGYEY